A single Venturia canescens isolate UGA chromosome 1, ASM1945775v1, whole genome shotgun sequence DNA region contains:
- the tau gene encoding nascent polypeptide-associated complex subunit alpha, muscle-specific form isoform X5: protein MRKKGSGRPAIWAARAQRVRLKNYYIFLSFPEQVKQNPPSLPANFQARPQAHHPAQSPRFPANEAFGIPPSGRPGIQQPRAGLRPESRPPLGASSTVPVPGQFLQSRPPFGPPRPPNPHGNPIQGPPRSANPAQNPQIVQGSGPRFPGGPSGPPGVRPLGGARPPIFPAHQQARNGGGGEIRPQRTINVDSFGSSPTSASPFYPRSQPLPQNSSRAVPETVLTTASPPRDDSTLIRDETRSNLPKLRTSSQKYNQQRGTMQVADSRSPSLAPGSPSAENERTDNSEENEAIKRDGSSRGERDEDEDDDDDVVVDEDANSTLVSTPGAANGARTDQTIRTDSPGTRSLANSNKSATPTPENPDRSSPSPAKLPNDQERPGSRNSYKISATPSPTPPLEHPDRSATPGKTNANEEPSGHEIDDTGSGKTSATPRPTNPSPLQDPQASAAKERNNETGSESGLSSRSESRHGEPATSERAEAPSRSPASMSRTPENPTNLSVPLSPASRHSSASPSSPKSPKSPLGSVKGFDDGQPRSLSPKSPGRSITPASANSTPASPAISDKSATETDRKRATFANEPTDPNNEPAGKPPTPGSASERARTPSSAAGTPDGPKTSSVKRSSSGRSIKSDAGSESGAERTNHSSIPTTNGVALSPTKKLPGSKSRENNEKRTTAGSPIKSPSKSVKSLPRTPDAAVGPPSTAEKKIPMNKVQVGAAPSPNLKTVRSKIGSLDNASYKPGGGKVKIENRKLDFSKAQPKIAAKNDKYMPSGGDKKITQVKLQWNAKPKVGSLDNATYKPGGGDKKIETVKLDFKDKAKPKVGSKDNAKHVPGGGAVKIETQKIDIKAESKIGSLDNVKHKPGGGDKKIFNDKDYLRQTGGSNVESLNGSGAQSPVPFNVIGDRKNEPLPTSDENLNEEC, encoded by the exons ATGAGGAAGAAAGGCTCTGGCAGGCCCGCGATATGGGCGGCGAGAGCGCAACGAGTACGACTGAAAAactattatatatttttatcattcccCGAGCAGGTAAAGCAAAATCCGCCATCTTTGCCAGCGAATTTTCAAGCTCGACCTCAGGCTCATCATCCAGCGCAGTCGCCGAGATTCCCGGCGAACGAAGCATTCGGCATCCCGCCCAGTGGCCGCCCAGGAATTCAGCAACCCCGAGCCGGTCTCCGCCCCGAGTCAAGGCCGCCGTTGGGAGCTTCGTCGACGGTCCCGGTGCCCGGACAGTTCCTCCAGAGCAGACCCCCCTTCGGACCTCCGCGTCCGCCTAATCCTCACGGGAATCCGATCCAAGGGCCACCCCGATCGGCCAACCCGGCCCAAAATCCTCAGATCGTCCAAGGTTCAGGGCCCCGCTTTCCCGGCGGTCCGTCAGGCCCACCGGGCGTAAGACCCCTCGGAGGCGCGAGGCCTCCGATTTTTCCGGCGCATCAGCAAGCCCGAAACGGGGGCGGCGGTGAAATTCGACCTCAGAGGACGATCAACGTCGATTCTTTCGGCTCGAGCCCGACCTCAGCTTCGCCGTTTTATCCTCGCTCACAGCCTCTCCCGCAGAATTCATCACGAGCGGTTCCCGAAACAGTGCTAACGACCGCCTCGCCACCGAGAGATGATTCGACGCTCATAAGAGACGAAACACGATCGAATCTTCCGAAGCTCAGAACTTCCAGTCAAAAGTATAATCAGCAACGCGGAACTATGCAAGTCGCAGATTCTCGTTCACCGAGCCTCGCTCCCGGCAGCCCCTCAGCCGAGAACGAACGAACCGATAACTCCGAGGAGAACGAAGCCATCAAACGAGATGGCTCCTCCCGAGGCGAGCGCgatgaagacgaagacgacgatgacgacgtcgtcgtcgacgaggaCGCCAATTCGACGTTGGTTTCAACTCCGGGAGCCGCCAACGGGGCGCGAACCGACCAGACGATCCGTACGGACTCTCCGGGTACCCGGTCACTCGCCAATTCAAACAAATCGGCGACCCCGACCCCGGAGAATCCCGATCGCTCGAGCCCGTCCCCAGCGAAGCTACCGAACGACCAAGAGCGTCCGGGCTCCCGGAATTCTTACAAAATATCTGCCACCCCGAGCCCAACTCCGCCGCTCGAACATCCCGATCGCTCGGCCACCCCCGGAAAAACGAACGCGAACGAGGAGCCTTCCGGCCACGAGATCGACGACACCGGCTCCGGCAAAACTTCCGCCACCCCCCGACCGACGAACCCCTCGCCGCTTCAGGATCCCCAAGCATCCGCGGCCAAGGAACGGAACAATGAAACCGGAAGCGAATCCGGTCTCTCCAGTCGATCCGAATCCCGGCACGGAGAACCGGCTACCAGCGAAAGGGCCGAGGCGCCCTCGAGATCGCCCGCGTCGATGTCCCGCACACCGGAAAATCCGACGAACCTCTCCGTCCCTCTTTCACCCGCTTCCCGACACTCCTCGGCCTCCCCGAGCTCGCCCAAATCGCCCAAGTCTCCGCTCGGTAGCGTCAAAGGATTCGACGACGGGCAACCTCGATCCCTCTCACCGAAGTCACCCGGCAGATCGATTACTCCTGCCTCAGCGAACTCGACGCCCGCTTCGCCAGCGATCAGCGACAAAAGTGCTACAGAGACGGACAGAAAACGAGCTACTTTCGCCAACGAACCAACCGATCCGAACAACGAACCCGCAGGAAAACCACCGACGCCGGGCTCCGCCTCCGAACGGGCTCGGACACCCAGCAGCGCCGCCGGTACTCCGGACGGGCCAAAAACATCCTCCGTCAAACGCTCCTCGTCGGGACGTTCGATAAAATCAG ATGCCGGCAGCGAAAGTGGAGCCGAGCGAACGAACCATTCCAGCATTCCG ACGACAAATGGGGTTGCGCTCTCTCCAACGAAGAAATTACCGGGGTCAAAGTCCAGGGAGAACAACGAGAAGAGAACGACGGCCGGATCTCCGATAAAGTCACCGAGCAAATCAGTGAAATCTTTGCCGAGAACTCCAGACGCGGCAGTCGGACCGCCATCGACAGCCGAAAAAAAGA TTCCTATGAACAAGGTTCAGGTGGGTGCTGCGCCGTCGCCGAACCTCAAGACGGTAAGATCGAAGATAGGCTCACTTGACAACGCGAGCTACAAGCCCGGAGGCGGCAaagttaaaattgaaaatcgtaaGCTCGATTTCAGCAAAGCACAGCCGAAGATCGCAGCGAAGAATGACAAGTACATGCCGAGCGGCGGCGACAAAAAG ATCACTCAGGTTAAACTTCAGTGGAACGCGAAGCCAAAAGTCGGCAGTTTGGATAATGCGACGTACAAACCTGGCGggggtgataaaaaaatcgaaacggTTAAACTCGACTTTAAGGACAAAGCAAAGCCGAAAGTCGGATCGAAAGACAACGCGAAGCACGTTCCCGGCGGTGGAGCGGTTAAG ATTGAAACCCAGAAGATCGACATCAAGGCCGAGAGCAAAATCGGCTCGCTGGACAACGTTAAGCACAAGCCGGGCGGAggcgacaaaaaaattttcaacgacaaGGACTACCTGCGACAGACCGGAGGCTCCAATGTCGAAAGTCTCAACGGAAGCGGAGCTCAG AGTCCCGTACCGTTCAACGTTATCGGCGACCGCAAAAATGAACCTCTACCAACCTCGGACGAGAATCTCAACGAGGAGTGTTAA
- the tau gene encoding microtubule-associated protein tau isoform X1, protein MRKKGSGRPAIWAARAQRVRLKNYYIFLSFPEQVKQNPPSLPANFQARPQAHHPAQSPRFPANEAFGIPPSGRPGIQQPRAGLRPESRPPLGASSTVPVPGQFLQSRPPFGPPRPPNPHGNPIQGPPRSANPAQNPQIVQGSGPRFPGGPSGPPGVRPLGGARPPIFPAHQQARNGGGGEIRPQRTINVDSFGSSPTSASPFYPRSQPLPQNSSRAVPETVLTTASPPRDDSTLIRDETRSNLPKLRTSSQKYNQQRGTMQVADSRSPSLAPGSPSAENERTDNSEENEAIKRDGSSRGERDEDEDDDDDVVVDEDANSTLVSTPGAANGARTDQTIRTDSPGTRSLANSNKSATPTPENPDRSSPSPAKLPNDQERPGSRNSYKISATPSPTPPLEHPDRSATPGKTNANEEPSGHEIDDTGSGKTSATPRPTNPSPLQDPQASAAKERNNETGSESGLSSRSESRHGEPATSERAEAPSRSPASMSRTPENPTNLSVPLSPASRHSSASPSSPKSPKSPLGSVKGFDDGQPRSLSPKSPGRSITPASANSTPASPAISDKSATETDRKRATFANEPTDPNNEPAGKPPTPGSASERARTPSSAAGTPDGPKTSSVKRSSSGRSIKSDAGSESGAERTNHSSIPTTNGVALSPTKKLPGSKSRENNEKRTTAGSPIKSPSKSVKSLPRTPDAAVGPPSTAEKKIPMNKVQVGAAPSPNLKTVRSKIGSLDNASYKPGGGKVKIENRKLDFSKAQPKIAAKNDKYMPSGGDKKITQVKLQWNAKPKVGSLDNATYKPGGGDKKIETVKLDFKDKAKPKVGSKDNAKHVPGGGAVKSSSTPPKTPQDPAPNNDQMKELPKTPAERPNFIEIESSPRTEPNPPPSTPTRRRRSPAPVSPLTPRALRKSLQSKSPESPSVKRVTIFEESRDDANNEGAKTPSPRKSLSADSSTSSSSSPKGVSLPKLTRSPPSEITATDKRESGMKLPKLVETSSLSNRVRQMQ, encoded by the exons ATGAGGAAGAAAGGCTCTGGCAGGCCCGCGATATGGGCGGCGAGAGCGCAACGAGTACGACTGAAAAactattatatatttttatcattcccCGAGCAGGTAAAGCAAAATCCGCCATCTTTGCCAGCGAATTTTCAAGCTCGACCTCAGGCTCATCATCCAGCGCAGTCGCCGAGATTCCCGGCGAACGAAGCATTCGGCATCCCGCCCAGTGGCCGCCCAGGAATTCAGCAACCCCGAGCCGGTCTCCGCCCCGAGTCAAGGCCGCCGTTGGGAGCTTCGTCGACGGTCCCGGTGCCCGGACAGTTCCTCCAGAGCAGACCCCCCTTCGGACCTCCGCGTCCGCCTAATCCTCACGGGAATCCGATCCAAGGGCCACCCCGATCGGCCAACCCGGCCCAAAATCCTCAGATCGTCCAAGGTTCAGGGCCCCGCTTTCCCGGCGGTCCGTCAGGCCCACCGGGCGTAAGACCCCTCGGAGGCGCGAGGCCTCCGATTTTTCCGGCGCATCAGCAAGCCCGAAACGGGGGCGGCGGTGAAATTCGACCTCAGAGGACGATCAACGTCGATTCTTTCGGCTCGAGCCCGACCTCAGCTTCGCCGTTTTATCCTCGCTCACAGCCTCTCCCGCAGAATTCATCACGAGCGGTTCCCGAAACAGTGCTAACGACCGCCTCGCCACCGAGAGATGATTCGACGCTCATAAGAGACGAAACACGATCGAATCTTCCGAAGCTCAGAACTTCCAGTCAAAAGTATAATCAGCAACGCGGAACTATGCAAGTCGCAGATTCTCGTTCACCGAGCCTCGCTCCCGGCAGCCCCTCAGCCGAGAACGAACGAACCGATAACTCCGAGGAGAACGAAGCCATCAAACGAGATGGCTCCTCCCGAGGCGAGCGCgatgaagacgaagacgacgatgacgacgtcgtcgtcgacgaggaCGCCAATTCGACGTTGGTTTCAACTCCGGGAGCCGCCAACGGGGCGCGAACCGACCAGACGATCCGTACGGACTCTCCGGGTACCCGGTCACTCGCCAATTCAAACAAATCGGCGACCCCGACCCCGGAGAATCCCGATCGCTCGAGCCCGTCCCCAGCGAAGCTACCGAACGACCAAGAGCGTCCGGGCTCCCGGAATTCTTACAAAATATCTGCCACCCCGAGCCCAACTCCGCCGCTCGAACATCCCGATCGCTCGGCCACCCCCGGAAAAACGAACGCGAACGAGGAGCCTTCCGGCCACGAGATCGACGACACCGGCTCCGGCAAAACTTCCGCCACCCCCCGACCGACGAACCCCTCGCCGCTTCAGGATCCCCAAGCATCCGCGGCCAAGGAACGGAACAATGAAACCGGAAGCGAATCCGGTCTCTCCAGTCGATCCGAATCCCGGCACGGAGAACCGGCTACCAGCGAAAGGGCCGAGGCGCCCTCGAGATCGCCCGCGTCGATGTCCCGCACACCGGAAAATCCGACGAACCTCTCCGTCCCTCTTTCACCCGCTTCCCGACACTCCTCGGCCTCCCCGAGCTCGCCCAAATCGCCCAAGTCTCCGCTCGGTAGCGTCAAAGGATTCGACGACGGGCAACCTCGATCCCTCTCACCGAAGTCACCCGGCAGATCGATTACTCCTGCCTCAGCGAACTCGACGCCCGCTTCGCCAGCGATCAGCGACAAAAGTGCTACAGAGACGGACAGAAAACGAGCTACTTTCGCCAACGAACCAACCGATCCGAACAACGAACCCGCAGGAAAACCACCGACGCCGGGCTCCGCCTCCGAACGGGCTCGGACACCCAGCAGCGCCGCCGGTACTCCGGACGGGCCAAAAACATCCTCCGTCAAACGCTCCTCGTCGGGACGTTCGATAAAATCAG ATGCCGGCAGCGAAAGTGGAGCCGAGCGAACGAACCATTCCAGCATTCCG ACGACAAATGGGGTTGCGCTCTCTCCAACGAAGAAATTACCGGGGTCAAAGTCCAGGGAGAACAACGAGAAGAGAACGACGGCCGGATCTCCGATAAAGTCACCGAGCAAATCAGTGAAATCTTTGCCGAGAACTCCAGACGCGGCAGTCGGACCGCCATCGACAGCCGAAAAAAAGA TTCCTATGAACAAGGTTCAGGTGGGTGCTGCGCCGTCGCCGAACCTCAAGACGGTAAGATCGAAGATAGGCTCACTTGACAACGCGAGCTACAAGCCCGGAGGCGGCAaagttaaaattgaaaatcgtaaGCTCGATTTCAGCAAAGCACAGCCGAAGATCGCAGCGAAGAATGACAAGTACATGCCGAGCGGCGGCGACAAAAAG ATCACTCAGGTTAAACTTCAGTGGAACGCGAAGCCAAAAGTCGGCAGTTTGGATAATGCGACGTACAAACCTGGCGggggtgataaaaaaatcgaaacggTTAAACTCGACTTTAAGGACAAAGCAAAGCCGAAAGTCGGATCGAAAGACAACGCGAAGCACGTTCCCGGCGGTGGAGCGGTTAAG TCCTCGTCAACGCCACCGAAAACTCCACAGGATCCGGCCCCGAATAACGAC CAGATGAAGGAGCTCCCGAAAACACCAGCGGAGCGTCCAAATTTCATCGAGATAGAATCAAGTCCCAGGACGGAACCCAATCCTCCTCCCTCGACGCCCACTCGCAGACGACGATCCCCGGCACCGGTTTCCCCACTGACACCGAGAGCTCTGAGGAAAAGCCTGCAATCCAAATCTCCGGAATCTCCAAGCGTCAAAAGAGTCACCATCTTTGAGGAGTCTCGAGATGATGCCAACAACGAGGGGGCCAAAACTCCAAGTCCAAGGAAGTCGTTGTCGGCCGACTCCTCcacttcctcttcctcttctccGAAAGGTGTTTCGCTGCCAAAGTTGACTCGATCGCCACCCAGCGAAATCACTGCTACGGACAAACGAGAATCTGGCATGAAATTACCGAAGCTCGTCGAGACTTCGAGCCTCTCTAACAGAGTTCGCCAgatgcagtaa
- the tau gene encoding nucleolar protein dao-5 isoform X2 produces MRKKGSGRPAIWAARAQRVRLKNYYIFLSFPEQVKQNPPSLPANFQARPQAHHPAQSPRFPANEAFGIPPSGRPGIQQPRAGLRPESRPPLGASSTVPVPGQFLQSRPPFGPPRPPNPHGNPIQGPPRSANPAQNPQIVQGSGPRFPGGPSGPPGVRPLGGARPPIFPAHQQARNGGGGEIRPQRTINVDSFGSSPTSASPFYPRSQPLPQNSSRAVPETVLTTASPPRDDSTLIRDETRSNLPKLRTSSQKYNQQRGTMQVADSRSPSLAPGSPSAENERTDNSEENEAIKRDGSSRGERDEDEDDDDDVVVDEDANSTLVSTPGAANGARTDQTIRTDSPGTRSLANSNKSATPTPENPDRSSPSPAKLPNDQERPGSRNSYKISATPSPTPPLEHPDRSATPGKTNANEEPSGHEIDDTGSGKTSATPRPTNPSPLQDPQASAAKERNNETGSESGLSSRSESRHGEPATSERAEAPSRSPASMSRTPENPTNLSVPLSPASRHSSASPSSPKSPKSPLGSVKGFDDGQPRSLSPKSPGRSITPASANSTPASPAISDKSATETDRKRATFANEPTDPNNEPAGKPPTPGSASERARTPSSAAGTPDGPKTSSVKRSSSGRSIKSDAGSESGAERTNHSSIPTTNGVALSPTKKLPGSKSRENNEKRTTAGSPIKSPSKSVKSLPRTPDAAVGPPSTAEKKIPMNKVQVGAAPSPNLKTVRSKIGSLDNASYKPGGGKVKIENRKLDFSKAQPKIAAKNDKYMPSGGDKKITQVKLQWNAKPKVGSLDNATYKPGGGDKKIETVKLDFKDKAKPKVGSKDNAKHVPGGGAVKSSSTPPKTPQDPAPNNDMKELPKTPAERPNFIEIESSPRTEPNPPPSTPTRRRRSPAPVSPLTPRALRKSLQSKSPESPSVKRVTIFEESRDDANNEGAKTPSPRKSLSADSSTSSSSSPKGVSLPKLTRSPPSEITATDKRESGMKLPKLVETSSLSNRVRQMQ; encoded by the exons ATGAGGAAGAAAGGCTCTGGCAGGCCCGCGATATGGGCGGCGAGAGCGCAACGAGTACGACTGAAAAactattatatatttttatcattcccCGAGCAGGTAAAGCAAAATCCGCCATCTTTGCCAGCGAATTTTCAAGCTCGACCTCAGGCTCATCATCCAGCGCAGTCGCCGAGATTCCCGGCGAACGAAGCATTCGGCATCCCGCCCAGTGGCCGCCCAGGAATTCAGCAACCCCGAGCCGGTCTCCGCCCCGAGTCAAGGCCGCCGTTGGGAGCTTCGTCGACGGTCCCGGTGCCCGGACAGTTCCTCCAGAGCAGACCCCCCTTCGGACCTCCGCGTCCGCCTAATCCTCACGGGAATCCGATCCAAGGGCCACCCCGATCGGCCAACCCGGCCCAAAATCCTCAGATCGTCCAAGGTTCAGGGCCCCGCTTTCCCGGCGGTCCGTCAGGCCCACCGGGCGTAAGACCCCTCGGAGGCGCGAGGCCTCCGATTTTTCCGGCGCATCAGCAAGCCCGAAACGGGGGCGGCGGTGAAATTCGACCTCAGAGGACGATCAACGTCGATTCTTTCGGCTCGAGCCCGACCTCAGCTTCGCCGTTTTATCCTCGCTCACAGCCTCTCCCGCAGAATTCATCACGAGCGGTTCCCGAAACAGTGCTAACGACCGCCTCGCCACCGAGAGATGATTCGACGCTCATAAGAGACGAAACACGATCGAATCTTCCGAAGCTCAGAACTTCCAGTCAAAAGTATAATCAGCAACGCGGAACTATGCAAGTCGCAGATTCTCGTTCACCGAGCCTCGCTCCCGGCAGCCCCTCAGCCGAGAACGAACGAACCGATAACTCCGAGGAGAACGAAGCCATCAAACGAGATGGCTCCTCCCGAGGCGAGCGCgatgaagacgaagacgacgatgacgacgtcgtcgtcgacgaggaCGCCAATTCGACGTTGGTTTCAACTCCGGGAGCCGCCAACGGGGCGCGAACCGACCAGACGATCCGTACGGACTCTCCGGGTACCCGGTCACTCGCCAATTCAAACAAATCGGCGACCCCGACCCCGGAGAATCCCGATCGCTCGAGCCCGTCCCCAGCGAAGCTACCGAACGACCAAGAGCGTCCGGGCTCCCGGAATTCTTACAAAATATCTGCCACCCCGAGCCCAACTCCGCCGCTCGAACATCCCGATCGCTCGGCCACCCCCGGAAAAACGAACGCGAACGAGGAGCCTTCCGGCCACGAGATCGACGACACCGGCTCCGGCAAAACTTCCGCCACCCCCCGACCGACGAACCCCTCGCCGCTTCAGGATCCCCAAGCATCCGCGGCCAAGGAACGGAACAATGAAACCGGAAGCGAATCCGGTCTCTCCAGTCGATCCGAATCCCGGCACGGAGAACCGGCTACCAGCGAAAGGGCCGAGGCGCCCTCGAGATCGCCCGCGTCGATGTCCCGCACACCGGAAAATCCGACGAACCTCTCCGTCCCTCTTTCACCCGCTTCCCGACACTCCTCGGCCTCCCCGAGCTCGCCCAAATCGCCCAAGTCTCCGCTCGGTAGCGTCAAAGGATTCGACGACGGGCAACCTCGATCCCTCTCACCGAAGTCACCCGGCAGATCGATTACTCCTGCCTCAGCGAACTCGACGCCCGCTTCGCCAGCGATCAGCGACAAAAGTGCTACAGAGACGGACAGAAAACGAGCTACTTTCGCCAACGAACCAACCGATCCGAACAACGAACCCGCAGGAAAACCACCGACGCCGGGCTCCGCCTCCGAACGGGCTCGGACACCCAGCAGCGCCGCCGGTACTCCGGACGGGCCAAAAACATCCTCCGTCAAACGCTCCTCGTCGGGACGTTCGATAAAATCAG ATGCCGGCAGCGAAAGTGGAGCCGAGCGAACGAACCATTCCAGCATTCCG ACGACAAATGGGGTTGCGCTCTCTCCAACGAAGAAATTACCGGGGTCAAAGTCCAGGGAGAACAACGAGAAGAGAACGACGGCCGGATCTCCGATAAAGTCACCGAGCAAATCAGTGAAATCTTTGCCGAGAACTCCAGACGCGGCAGTCGGACCGCCATCGACAGCCGAAAAAAAGA TTCCTATGAACAAGGTTCAGGTGGGTGCTGCGCCGTCGCCGAACCTCAAGACGGTAAGATCGAAGATAGGCTCACTTGACAACGCGAGCTACAAGCCCGGAGGCGGCAaagttaaaattgaaaatcgtaaGCTCGATTTCAGCAAAGCACAGCCGAAGATCGCAGCGAAGAATGACAAGTACATGCCGAGCGGCGGCGACAAAAAG ATCACTCAGGTTAAACTTCAGTGGAACGCGAAGCCAAAAGTCGGCAGTTTGGATAATGCGACGTACAAACCTGGCGggggtgataaaaaaatcgaaacggTTAAACTCGACTTTAAGGACAAAGCAAAGCCGAAAGTCGGATCGAAAGACAACGCGAAGCACGTTCCCGGCGGTGGAGCGGTTAAG TCCTCGTCAACGCCACCGAAAACTCCACAGGATCCGGCCCCGAATAACGAC ATGAAGGAGCTCCCGAAAACACCAGCGGAGCGTCCAAATTTCATCGAGATAGAATCAAGTCCCAGGACGGAACCCAATCCTCCTCCCTCGACGCCCACTCGCAGACGACGATCCCCGGCACCGGTTTCCCCACTGACACCGAGAGCTCTGAGGAAAAGCCTGCAATCCAAATCTCCGGAATCTCCAAGCGTCAAAAGAGTCACCATCTTTGAGGAGTCTCGAGATGATGCCAACAACGAGGGGGCCAAAACTCCAAGTCCAAGGAAGTCGTTGTCGGCCGACTCCTCcacttcctcttcctcttctccGAAAGGTGTTTCGCTGCCAAAGTTGACTCGATCGCCACCCAGCGAAATCACTGCTACGGACAAACGAGAATCTGGCATGAAATTACCGAAGCTCGTCGAGACTTCGAGCCTCTCTAACAGAGTTCGCCAgatgcagtaa